From one Lycium barbarum isolate Lr01 chromosome 6, ASM1917538v2, whole genome shotgun sequence genomic stretch:
- the LOC132600355 gene encoding clathrin interactor EPSIN 1-like isoform X2 — translation MDFMKVFDQTVREIKREVNLKVLKVPEIEQKVLDATDDEPWGPHGTALAEIAQATKKFSECQMVMNVLWTRLPETGKNWRYVYKSLAVIEYLVAHGSERAVDEIVEHTYQISSLTSFEYVEPNGKDMGINVRKKAENVVALLNNKEKIQEVRDKAAANRDKYFGLSSSGVTFKSNSTSFSSSSNFQGGDRYGGFGNKSDGDSFKDNYKEKDRYGEDKIGQSTFKSKKGSSHYGSKVQDTVSAGGSKTAKKIGKLDKASSNPSRGAAASSSKYEEDFDDFDPRGTSSTRNSEQVDLFGQNLIGDLLDAPTPVPADNSTVTNHPSEVDLFADANFVSAKPQSEISVDLFASQSSSSPAASSTMDFFAAPDPVIQPDVRSSKSVQMNTTTVDPFAAVPLNNFGSSDPFGAFVTHADPVSVTNENAISGGNQEAPTKLDKSPLEAKPSPKKDNFQVRSGIWADSLSRGLIDLNIAAPTKVNLADVGIMGGLTDGSDVKDKGPTTFYMGNMGRAMGQGTKLGQSGSTSTATGVDDLFSSHQNYQFGSFQK, via the exons ATGGATTTCATGAAAGTATTCGATCAAACTGTGCGTGAAAT AAAAAGAGAGGTGAATTTGAAAGTATTGAAGGTTCCTGAGATTGAGCAGAAG GTATTGGATGCTACGGATGATGAACCATGGGGCCCCCATGGTACTGCGTTGGCTGAGATAGCTCAGGCTACAAAGAAATT CTCTGAATGTCAGATGGTTATGAATGTCCTGTGGACAAGATTGCCTGAAACAGGAAAGAACTGGCGTTATGTCTATAAG TCGTTGGCTGTTATAGAGTATTTGGTGGCACACGGATCTGAACGTGCAGTTGACGAAATCGTAGAACACACCTATCAGATCTCT TCTCTTACAAGTTTCGAGTATGTTGAACCCAATGGGAAAGATATGGGCATCAATGTGCGGAAAAAAGCAGAAAATGTTGTGGCACTATTGAATAACAAGGAAAAGATACAAGAGGTTAGAGATAAAGCTGCTGCAAATCGCGACAA GTACTTTGGACTGTCATCTTCAGGAGTAACATTTAAGTCAAACTCTACCTCTTTTAGTAGCAGCAGCAACTTTCAGGGTGGTGATCGGTATGGAGGTTTTGGAAATAAAAGTGACGGTGATTCATTTAAGGATAACTACAAGGAAAAGGATCGGTATGGTGAAGATAAAATTGGTCAGAGTACTTTTAAATCAAAGAAGGGGTCTTCTCATTACGGAAG CAAGGTTCAAGACACTGTTTCAGCTGGTGGATCAAAGACGGCAAAGAAAATAGGTAAACTTGATAAAGCTAGTTCTAATCCTTCACGGGGCGCAGCTGCATCTTCAAGCAAATATGAGGAAGATTTTGATGATTTTGATCCTCGAGGGACTTCAAGTACTA GAAATTCTGAGCAAGTAGATCTCTTTGGGCAAAATTTGATTGGTGACCTCTTGGATGCACCAACACCTGTTCCAGCTGATAATTCTACTGTGACCAATCATCCATCGGAGGTTGATTTGTTTGCTGATGCCAATTTTGTATCGGCGAAACCACAGTCTGAG ATAAGTGTAGATCTGTTTGCTTCCCAGTCTTCCTCTTCACCTGCAGCTTCTTCAACGATGGATTTTTTCGCTGCACCAGATCCTGTTATTCAACCCGATGTCAGATCTTCAAAATCAGTCCAGATGAATACTACTACAGTTGATCCATTTGCTGCAGTTCCACTAAACAACTTTGGTAGTTCTGATCCTTTTGGTGCATTTGTTACTCATGCTGATCCTGTATCAGTAACCAATGAAAATGCCATCAGTGGAGGGAATCAGGAGGCTCCTACCAAATTAGACAAATCTCCACTCGAAGCCAAGCCCTCGCCGAAGAAAGATAATTTTCAAGTCAGATCCGGAATATGGGCTGATTCATTGAGCCGCGGACTCATTGATCTGAATATTGCTGCAC CCACAAAGGTCAACCTTGCAGACGTAGGCATCATGGGTGGATTGACCGATGGGTCAGATGTGAAAGACAAAGGGCCTACTACATTTTACATGGGTAACATGGGTAGAGCCATGGGTCAAGGAACCAAGCTTGGCCAATCCGGGTCCACGTCCACAGCAACGGGTGTAGATGACCTTTTTTCAAGTCATCAAAACTATCAATTTGGCAGCTTCCAAAAGTGA
- the LOC132600355 gene encoding clathrin interactor EPSIN 1-like isoform X1, with amino-acid sequence MDFMKVFDQTVREIKREVNLKVLKVPEIEQKVLDATDDEPWGPHGTALAEIAQATKKFSECQMVMNVLWTRLPETGKNWRYVYKSLAVIEYLVAHGSERAVDEIVEHTYQISSLTSFEYVEPNGKDMGINVRKKAENVVALLNNKEKIQEVRDKAAANRDKYFGLSSSGVTFKSNSTSFSSSSNFQGGDRYGGFGNKSDGDSFKDNYKEKDRYGEDKIGQSTFKSKKGSSHYGSKVQDTVSAGGSKTAKKIGKLDKASSNPSRGAAASSSKYEEDFDDFDPRGTSSTKPSTGNSEQVDLFGQNLIGDLLDAPTPVPADNSTVTNHPSEVDLFADANFVSAKPQSEISVDLFASQSSSSPAASSTMDFFAAPDPVIQPDVRSSKSVQMNTTTVDPFAAVPLNNFGSSDPFGAFVTHADPVSVTNENAISGGNQEAPTKLDKSPLEAKPSPKKDNFQVRSGIWADSLSRGLIDLNIAAPTKVNLADVGIMGGLTDGSDVKDKGPTTFYMGNMGRAMGQGTKLGQSGSTSTATGVDDLFSSHQNYQFGSFQK; translated from the exons ATGGATTTCATGAAAGTATTCGATCAAACTGTGCGTGAAAT AAAAAGAGAGGTGAATTTGAAAGTATTGAAGGTTCCTGAGATTGAGCAGAAG GTATTGGATGCTACGGATGATGAACCATGGGGCCCCCATGGTACTGCGTTGGCTGAGATAGCTCAGGCTACAAAGAAATT CTCTGAATGTCAGATGGTTATGAATGTCCTGTGGACAAGATTGCCTGAAACAGGAAAGAACTGGCGTTATGTCTATAAG TCGTTGGCTGTTATAGAGTATTTGGTGGCACACGGATCTGAACGTGCAGTTGACGAAATCGTAGAACACACCTATCAGATCTCT TCTCTTACAAGTTTCGAGTATGTTGAACCCAATGGGAAAGATATGGGCATCAATGTGCGGAAAAAAGCAGAAAATGTTGTGGCACTATTGAATAACAAGGAAAAGATACAAGAGGTTAGAGATAAAGCTGCTGCAAATCGCGACAA GTACTTTGGACTGTCATCTTCAGGAGTAACATTTAAGTCAAACTCTACCTCTTTTAGTAGCAGCAGCAACTTTCAGGGTGGTGATCGGTATGGAGGTTTTGGAAATAAAAGTGACGGTGATTCATTTAAGGATAACTACAAGGAAAAGGATCGGTATGGTGAAGATAAAATTGGTCAGAGTACTTTTAAATCAAAGAAGGGGTCTTCTCATTACGGAAG CAAGGTTCAAGACACTGTTTCAGCTGGTGGATCAAAGACGGCAAAGAAAATAGGTAAACTTGATAAAGCTAGTTCTAATCCTTCACGGGGCGCAGCTGCATCTTCAAGCAAATATGAGGAAGATTTTGATGATTTTGATCCTCGAGGGACTTCAAGTACTA AGCCTTCCACAGGAAATTCTGAGCAAGTAGATCTCTTTGGGCAAAATTTGATTGGTGACCTCTTGGATGCACCAACACCTGTTCCAGCTGATAATTCTACTGTGACCAATCATCCATCGGAGGTTGATTTGTTTGCTGATGCCAATTTTGTATCGGCGAAACCACAGTCTGAG ATAAGTGTAGATCTGTTTGCTTCCCAGTCTTCCTCTTCACCTGCAGCTTCTTCAACGATGGATTTTTTCGCTGCACCAGATCCTGTTATTCAACCCGATGTCAGATCTTCAAAATCAGTCCAGATGAATACTACTACAGTTGATCCATTTGCTGCAGTTCCACTAAACAACTTTGGTAGTTCTGATCCTTTTGGTGCATTTGTTACTCATGCTGATCCTGTATCAGTAACCAATGAAAATGCCATCAGTGGAGGGAATCAGGAGGCTCCTACCAAATTAGACAAATCTCCACTCGAAGCCAAGCCCTCGCCGAAGAAAGATAATTTTCAAGTCAGATCCGGAATATGGGCTGATTCATTGAGCCGCGGACTCATTGATCTGAATATTGCTGCAC CCACAAAGGTCAACCTTGCAGACGTAGGCATCATGGGTGGATTGACCGATGGGTCAGATGTGAAAGACAAAGGGCCTACTACATTTTACATGGGTAACATGGGTAGAGCCATGGGTCAAGGAACCAAGCTTGGCCAATCCGGGTCCACGTCCACAGCAACGGGTGTAGATGACCTTTTTTCAAGTCATCAAAACTATCAATTTGGCAGCTTCCAAAAGTGA
- the LOC132600354 gene encoding protein EARLY FLOWERING 3-like isoform X2, whose protein sequence is MNFHCYDPGYKLWYMSTVSKLELYAGNEHERSVVSSGQLPALGHPVEKPHGRNSGSNTPLREVKSKKQTEKEDFRVPTFGNSKVDQGHGKFYNNMDMEKLAPFNQSFSGCSNKELKEITGLITRQHGKSQNGETNIVRLEFRSDSQVDCTVFSGSVMDVDNDSQEDKACKSSQTGEMDQCDDLSETSMVEHLSEMDISPDDVVRIIGQKHFWKARRAIANQQRMLAVQIFELHRLLKVQKLIARSPNGMLEDSATCLGKPLKKLSDKRISLEYCVEAPENVSKSKNDTVKPKSRMECNAENNVGKTSPSSVQNGTLPPPENPPPTPLKYDSLMSPWCFNQPPGHQWLIPVMSPSEGLVYKPVYGGCDPQGLTPVTRNFLAPSYGLPFAPPNGHGYFRPFGMPVMNPAIPSPGQYHSNKVAATGSQGQLSVGRANFNIQHQNSSNVESENDGTVPEVVSLSHSRDSELQASTANNPSEIARGVDVCNSSPAIDNPVCRPQPRFPSHPSRVIKVVPHNARSATESAARIFQSIQEERKQY, encoded by the exons ATGAATTTCCATTGTTATGATCCAGGATATAAGCTGTGGTACATGTCCACTGTCTCAAAGTTAGAGCTATATGCG GGGAATGAACATGAAAGAAGTGTAGTTTCCTCAGGACAGCTTCCTGCATTAGGACATCCAGTTGAGAAGCCACATGGCCGTAATTCTGGTTCAAATACTCCATTGCGGGAAGTTAAGTCTAAAAAGCAAACAGAAAAGGAAGACTTTAGAGTTCCCACTTTTGGTAACTCCAAGGTGGATCAAGGACATGGGAAATTCTATAACAATATGGATATGGAAAAGCTCGCTCCCTTTAATCAGTCATTTTCAGGGTGCTCAAACAAAGAATTGAAAGAAATTACGGGCCTAATTACGAGACAGCATGGTAAAAGCCAGAATGGAGAGACCAATATTGTACGATTGGAATTCAGATCTGATTCTCAAGTTGATTGCACCGTTTTTTCGGGATCTGTCATGGATGTTGATAATG ACTCCCAGGAAGACAAGGCATGTAAATCGTCACAAACAGGCGAAATGGACCAGTGTGATGACTTATCAGAGACTTCCATGGTGGAGCATTTATCTGAAATGGACATATCTCCTGATGATGTTGTTAGAATAATTGGACAAAAACATTTCTGGAAAGCAAGACGAGCTATTGCCAA CCAGCAGAGAATGCTTGCAGTTCAAATATTTGAGTTGCATCGACTACTCAAG GTCCAGAAACTGATAGCTCGTTCGCCAAATGGGATGCTCGAAGATAGTGCTACTTGTCTAGGCAAACCTTTAAAGAAGTTGTCTGATAAAAGAATTTCATTGGAATATTGTGTCGAAGCACCTGAAAATGTTTCGAAGTCCAAGAATGATACTGTAAAGCCTAAATCTAGGATGGAATGCAATGCCGAAAACAATGTAGGAAAGACATCTCCGTCATCTGTACAAAATGGTACCCTACCACCTCCAGAGAATCCACCGCCAACACCTCTAAAATATGACTCCCTTATGAGTCCTTGGTGCTTCAATCAACCTCCGGGGCACCAATGGTTGATACCCGTGATGTCTCCTTCTGAAGGACTCGTATACAAGCCAGTGTATGGAGGTTGTGATCCCCAAGGGTTGACCCCAGTGACGAGAAACTTTTTAGCTCCATCATATGGACTTCCTTTTGCACCTCCGAATGGCCATGGCTACTTTCGGCCTTTTGGCATGCCAGTTATGAATCCAGCAATCCCATCTCCAGGTCAATATCATTCGAACAAGGTTGCTGCAACGGGTTCTCAAGGTCAGTTATCGGTAGGGAGAGCTAATTTTAACATTCAACACCAGAACTCAAGCAACGTTGAGAGTGAGAATGATGGAACCGTGCCAGAGGTTGTGAGCTTGTCTCACTCTAGAGATTCTGAGTTACAGGCCAGCACTGCAAATAATCCCAGTGAAATAGCTCGTGGAGTAGACGTGTGCAACTCTTCTCCAGCTATTGACAATCCCGTTTGTAGGCCTCAGCCTCGTTTTCCCAGCCATCCTTCCCGAGTAATCAAAGTTGTACCTCATAATGCCAGGTCTGCTACAGAATCTGCTGCTCGGATTTTTCAGTCCATACAAGAAGAAAGAAAACAGTATTGA
- the LOC132600354 gene encoding protein HEADING DATE 3B-like isoform X1 codes for MKRGKGEEKVMGPMFPRLHVNDTEKGGPRAPPRNKMALYEQLSIPSQRFNPGDLPLNSNNNANVVPPYSSQGNEHERSVVSSGQLPALGHPVEKPHGRNSGSNTPLREVKSKKQTEKEDFRVPTFGNSKVDQGHGKFYNNMDMEKLAPFNQSFSGCSNKELKEITGLITRQHGKSQNGETNIVRLEFRSDSQVDCTVFSGSVMDVDNDSQEDKACKSSQTGEMDQCDDLSETSMVEHLSEMDISPDDVVRIIGQKHFWKARRAIANQQRMLAVQIFELHRLLKVQKLIARSPNGMLEDSATCLGKPLKKLSDKRISLEYCVEAPENVSKSKNDTVKPKSRMECNAENNVGKTSPSSVQNGTLPPPENPPPTPLKYDSLMSPWCFNQPPGHQWLIPVMSPSEGLVYKPVYGGCDPQGLTPVTRNFLAPSYGLPFAPPNGHGYFRPFGMPVMNPAIPSPGQYHSNKVAATGSQGQLSVGRANFNIQHQNSSNVESENDGTVPEVVSLSHSRDSELQASTANNPSEIARGVDVCNSSPAIDNPVCRPQPRFPSHPSRVIKVVPHNARSATESAARIFQSIQEERKQY; via the exons ATGAAGAGAGGGAAAGGTGAAGAGAAAGTTATGGGACCTATGTTTCCAAGGCTTCATGTTAATGATACAGAAAAAGGAGGTCCAAGAGCACCTCCAAGGAATAAGATGGCTCTTTATGAACAACTTAGTATCCCTTCCCAAAGATTCAATCCTGGTGATTTGCCTCTTAACTCCAATAACAATGCAAATGTGGTCCCTCCTTACTCAAGCCAG GGGAATGAACATGAAAGAAGTGTAGTTTCCTCAGGACAGCTTCCTGCATTAGGACATCCAGTTGAGAAGCCACATGGCCGTAATTCTGGTTCAAATACTCCATTGCGGGAAGTTAAGTCTAAAAAGCAAACAGAAAAGGAAGACTTTAGAGTTCCCACTTTTGGTAACTCCAAGGTGGATCAAGGACATGGGAAATTCTATAACAATATGGATATGGAAAAGCTCGCTCCCTTTAATCAGTCATTTTCAGGGTGCTCAAACAAAGAATTGAAAGAAATTACGGGCCTAATTACGAGACAGCATGGTAAAAGCCAGAATGGAGAGACCAATATTGTACGATTGGAATTCAGATCTGATTCTCAAGTTGATTGCACCGTTTTTTCGGGATCTGTCATGGATGTTGATAATG ACTCCCAGGAAGACAAGGCATGTAAATCGTCACAAACAGGCGAAATGGACCAGTGTGATGACTTATCAGAGACTTCCATGGTGGAGCATTTATCTGAAATGGACATATCTCCTGATGATGTTGTTAGAATAATTGGACAAAAACATTTCTGGAAAGCAAGACGAGCTATTGCCAA CCAGCAGAGAATGCTTGCAGTTCAAATATTTGAGTTGCATCGACTACTCAAG GTCCAGAAACTGATAGCTCGTTCGCCAAATGGGATGCTCGAAGATAGTGCTACTTGTCTAGGCAAACCTTTAAAGAAGTTGTCTGATAAAAGAATTTCATTGGAATATTGTGTCGAAGCACCTGAAAATGTTTCGAAGTCCAAGAATGATACTGTAAAGCCTAAATCTAGGATGGAATGCAATGCCGAAAACAATGTAGGAAAGACATCTCCGTCATCTGTACAAAATGGTACCCTACCACCTCCAGAGAATCCACCGCCAACACCTCTAAAATATGACTCCCTTATGAGTCCTTGGTGCTTCAATCAACCTCCGGGGCACCAATGGTTGATACCCGTGATGTCTCCTTCTGAAGGACTCGTATACAAGCCAGTGTATGGAGGTTGTGATCCCCAAGGGTTGACCCCAGTGACGAGAAACTTTTTAGCTCCATCATATGGACTTCCTTTTGCACCTCCGAATGGCCATGGCTACTTTCGGCCTTTTGGCATGCCAGTTATGAATCCAGCAATCCCATCTCCAGGTCAATATCATTCGAACAAGGTTGCTGCAACGGGTTCTCAAGGTCAGTTATCGGTAGGGAGAGCTAATTTTAACATTCAACACCAGAACTCAAGCAACGTTGAGAGTGAGAATGATGGAACCGTGCCAGAGGTTGTGAGCTTGTCTCACTCTAGAGATTCTGAGTTACAGGCCAGCACTGCAAATAATCCCAGTGAAATAGCTCGTGGAGTAGACGTGTGCAACTCTTCTCCAGCTATTGACAATCCCGTTTGTAGGCCTCAGCCTCGTTTTCCCAGCCATCCTTCCCGAGTAATCAAAGTTGTACCTCATAATGCCAGGTCTGCTACAGAATCTGCTGCTCGGATTTTTCAGTCCATACAAGAAGAAAGAAAACAGTATTGA
- the LOC132599430 gene encoding protein neprosin-like, translating into MAFKLIGILLVEIIAFAPFVWGENSLAIKSIQSEDGDVIDCIDIFKQPALYHPALKNHKIQMTPSYNPVMETTKTNDQEESYKCVTTQTWHKNGSCPKGTIPIRRTQNNKKDQIKKPSFFHHDKGLKINKDINLSQKNHSLTIMHTEGYRYSGAKTDMKTWNPHVEEDDEYSTSRLALMSGAYYDYQDIESGWAVNPRVYGDRKTRFFTYWTTDGSRETGCFDLTCPGFVQTSHEIALGAAIYPISTQNGLPYSITVYIYKDINTSNWWLQYGGSINIGYWPSEIFDGGLKVHAQTVQWGGEVYSKNVGKHPHTKTQMGSGAFPVYIFANTGFMKNMRILDNSMELKFPQNVDAYSEEYDCYRPQYMGDYVEEPEFHFGGPGRNPMCP; encoded by the exons ATGGCATTCAAATTGATAGGCATATTGTTAGTGGAAATAATAGCTTTTGCACCATTTGTCTGGGGAGAAAATAGTCTTGCAATTAAAAGCATTCAG AGTGAAGATGGAGATGTCATTGACTGCATTGACATTTTCAAGCAGCCAGCTTTGTATCATCCTGCCTTGAAGAACCATAAAATCCAG ATGACACCAAGCTACAATCCAGTAATGGAGACTACAAAAACAAATGACCAAGAAGAATCATACAAGTGTGTGACAACACAAACATGGCATAAAAATGGAAGTTGTCCAAAAGGGACAATTCCCATTAGAagaacacaaaataataagaaggATCAAATAAAGAAGCCTAGTTTCTTTCATCATGATAAAGGGTTGAAGATTAACAAGGACATCAACCTTTCACAAAAGAACCACTCA TTGACTATAATGCATACAGAAGGATATAGATATTCGGGAGCAAAAACAGACATGAAAACCTGGAATCCTCATGTTGAAGAAGACGATGAATATAGCACTTCTCGACTTGCTCTTATGAGTGGAGCTTACTATGATTATCAAGACATTGAATCTGGATGGGCT GTAAATCCAAGGGTTTATGGTGATAGGAAGACGCGATTTTTCACTTATTGGACT ACTGATGGATCAAGAGAAACTGGATGCTTTGACTTAACTTGCCCTGGTTTTGTACAAACAAGCCATGAGATAGCACTTGGTGCAGCTATATATCCAATCTCAACCCAAAATGGTCTCCCATATTCAATTACTGTTTACATCTACAAG GATATTAATACTAGCAACTGGTGGCTACAATATGGAGGATCAATCAACATAGGATATTGGCCATCAGAGATCTTTGATGGTGGCCTAAAAGTCCATGCACAAACAGTTCAATGGGGTGGTGAGGTTTATAGCAAAAATGTAGGAAAACATCCTCACACAAAAACACAAATGGGGAGTGGAGCTTTTCCAGTTTACATATTTGCAAATACTGGATTTATGAAGAATATGAGAATTCTTGATAATTCAATGGAGTTGAAATTTCCACAAAATGTTGATGCTTATTCAGAGGAGTATGATTGTTATAGACCTCAATACATGGGTGATTATGTTGAAGAACCTGAGTTTCACTTTGGAGGGCCAGGAAGGAATCCAATGTGTCCCTGA
- the LOC132600356 gene encoding zinc finger CCCH domain-containing protein 39, with protein MSFSDQSPFMPIGVWPHESPMNHEFVESYSQFDHVPPFKRLRNFDTNSPNSAMNSRVNPPNLAGSKGTSHIFYKTRMCAKFLEGTCRNGEHCTFAHGVEDLREPPPNWQDLVREKDRGAENWNDDQKIIHRMKICKKFYNGEECPYGDKCNFLHERPPKFKTDMPRYRESAAISIGTTGSRSDPELIDVSKLGNADSDAVRIKPIYWKTKICSKWETTGQCPFRDRCHFAHGQSELQAPNGRVETEMLTNSAPITPRPFSGPAVDLSSANAVVNASMQEEKEEKKVLKWKPSKKISRIYADWPDDMIAPHLLPSNADS; from the exons ATGAGTTTTTCTGATCAATCGCCGTTTATGCCAATTGGCGTTTGGCCTCATGAATCTCCGATGAACCACGAATTCGTCGAGTCGTATTCTCAGTTTGACCATGTGCCTCCATTCAAGAGACTGAGGAATTTCGATACCAACTCGCCAAACTCCGCTATGAATTCGAGAGTGAACCCACCAAATCTTGCGGGAAGCAAAGGGACTAGCCATATTTTTTATAAGACGCGCATGTGTGCCAAATTCTTGGAAGGAACTTGCAG GAATGGGGAACATTGTACATTTGCTCATGGTGTTGAAGATTTGCGGGAGCCACCTCCGAATTGGCAGGACTTAGTCCGTGAAAAGGATAGAGGGGCTGAGAACTGGAATGATGATCAGAAAATAATACATAGGATGAAAATTTGCAAGAAGTTTTATAACGGAGAGGAGTGTCCTTATGGGGATAAGTGTAATTTTCTTCATGAACGTCCACCGAAATTTAAGACCGACATGCCGAGGTACAGGGAGAGTGCTGCAATAAGTATCGGAACTACGGGGAGCAGAAGTGATCCCGAGCTGATTGATGTTAGTAAGCTTGGAAATGCTGATTCAGATGCTGTTCGAATTAAGCCTATTTATTGGAAGACAAAGATATGTAGCAAGTGGGAGACAACTGGTCAATGCCCCTTCCGTGATCGTTGCCACTTTGCTCATGGCCAATCAG AGTTGCAAGCGCCTAATGGCCGGGTTGAGACGGAAATGTTGACTAATTCTGCCCCCATTACGCCAAGGCCCTTCTCTGGTCCAGCTGTTGACTTATCATCTGCAAATGCAGTGGTTAATGCTTCGATGCaagaagaaaaagaggaaaagaaaGTCCTAAAATGGAAACCATCCAAGAAGATCTCTCGGATATATGCTGATTGGCCCGATGATATGATCGCACCCCACCTCTTACCTAGTAACGCCGATAGCTGA